In Passer domesticus isolate bPasDom1 chromosome 9, bPasDom1.hap1, whole genome shotgun sequence, a genomic segment contains:
- the LOC135307596 gene encoding complex I assembly factor ACAD9, mitochondrial-like: protein MQIPEEYGGLGLSNTMYARLGEISSLDGSIAVTLAAHQAIGLKGILIAGTEEQKAKYLPRLASGEHIAAFCLTEPGSGSDAASIQTRATLSEDGKHFLLNGSKVWISNGGLASIFTVFARTEIVDKDGQVKDKITAFIVERDFGGVTHGKPEDKLGIRGSNTCEVHFENTKVPIENVIGEVGGGFKVAMNILNSGRFSMGSASAGMIKKLIELTSEYACTRKQFNKKLSQFGLIQEKFCLMAVKAYVMESMAYLTAGMMDRPGFPDCSVEAAMVKVFSSEGAWACVSEALQILGGLGYMKDYPYERYLRDTRILLIFEGTNEILRMYIALTGMQHAGKILTDKIKAIKKGNVGVALGEFLTRLQDTLGRKVDLGLVGDSGVVHPSLQENAKKLEENVYYFGTTVRGLLSRFGKTIVDEQLVLKRVADVVINLYAMTAAISRASRSISIGLRNHDHEVLLTNIFCTEAYFKNNYAMAQLEKYADENLDDSIKKAAKQILEKRAYICSHPLDRTF, encoded by the exons ATGCAGATTCCAGAGGAATATG GTGGGCTGGGCCTGTCAAACACCATGTATGCACGTCTGGGAGAAATCAGCTCCCTGGATGGCTCCATTGCAGTGACCCTGGCAGCTCACCAGGCCATTGGGCTGAAG GGGATCCTCATTGCTGGCACCGAGGAGCAGAAGGCCAAGTACCTGCCCCGCCTGGCCTCGGGGGAGCACATTGCTGCCTTCTGCCTCACCGAGCccggcag tGGGAGTGATGCTGCATCCATCCAGACAAGGGCAACCCTGAGTGAAGATGGGAAACACTTCCTGTTAAATGGCTCCAAG GTCTGGATCTCCAATGGTGGCCTGGCCAGTATTTTCACAGTGTTTGCCAGGACAGAGATTGTGGACAAGGACGGGCAGGTGAAGGATAAAATCACTGCTTTCATCGTGGAGCGGGACTTCGGGGGCGTCACCCATGGGAAACCCGAGGATAAACTGGGCATTCGAGGCTCCAACA CCTGTGAAGTACATTTTGAAAACACCAAAGTGCCTATAGAGAATGTAATTGGAGAAGTTGGAGGGGGATTTAAG GTTGCCATGAATATCCTCAACAGTGGAAGATTTAGCATGGGCAGTGCATCTGCTGGAATGATTAAGAAGTTGATAG aaCTGACATCAGAGTATGCTTGCACCAGGAAACAATTCAATAAGAAACTCAGCCAGTTTGGATTAATTCAG GAGAAGTTTTGTTTGATGGCTGTGAAAGCCTACGTGATGGAGAGCATGGCTTATCTGACTGCAGGGATGATGGACAGGCCAGGCTTCCCTGACTGCTCCGTCGAGGCTGCCATGGTCAAG GTGTTCAGCTCTGAAGGTGCCTGGGCATGTGTGAGTGAGGCTCTGCAGATCCTTGGAGGCCTTGGCTACATGAAGGATTATCCTTATGAACGCTACCTCAGAGACACCAGGATCCTGCTCATCTTTGAG gGCACCAATGAAATCCTGAGAATGTACATTGCACTGACAGGGATGCAGCATGCAGGGAAGATCTTAACTGACAAAATTAA AGCAATCAAGAAAGGAAACGTGGGAGTGGCGCTGGGGGAGTTCCTGACCAGGTTACAGGACACCCTGGGCAGGAAGGTGGATCTGGGGCTTGTAGGTGACAGTGGGGTGGTGCATCCCAGCCTCCAG GAGAATGCCAAGAAACTTGAAGAAAACGTTTATTATTTTGGAACTACAGTCAGGGGCCTGCTAAGTAGGTTTGGCAAG ACAATAGTGGATGAGCAGCTGGTGCTGAAGAGAGTGGCAGATGTGGTGATTAATTTGTATGCAATGACTGCAGCCATCTCCCGGGCCAGCCGCTCCATCAGCATCGGGCTCAGGAACCATGACCACGAG GTGCTTCTTACAAATATCTTCTGCACAGAAGCCTATTTCAAGAATAATTATGCCATGGCTCAATTAGAAAAAT atGCTGATGAAAACCTGgatgattccattaaaaaagctgcaaagcagatcctggagaagagggcatACATCTGCTCTCACCCTCTGGACAGGACCTTCTGa